A window of the Pirellulales bacterium genome harbors these coding sequences:
- a CDS encoding DNA integrity scanning protein DisA nucleotide-binding domain protein, translating to MKSQRLTDQFQKIIDLAGRLAGLVAADALLVLLEGPTDWEQLKLLVGDGRVLVAADLAEQLEGAADAGLATVVLSMADSPVYEKLTQALLESVADEILAPGARVVAMYSGFEAGTIDSISVINLSERLERLTARDLRQLETHVPLDTLKTVVDLAVEIGREGREGKPVGTMFVIGDTRRVLVCSHPTGFDPVKGYNRKERNLADPRVREGIKEVAQMDGAFIVNPDGTVEAANRYVDAPATNITLSKGLGARHWAAAAITRTTKSVAVAVSESNGTVRIFQNGEVILRIEPFRRPMKWKDFEYEPPE from the coding sequence ATGAAATCGCAGCGACTCACCGATCAATTCCAGAAGATCATCGATCTGGCCGGTCGTCTGGCCGGATTGGTCGCAGCGGATGCGCTCTTGGTCCTTCTGGAAGGACCGACCGATTGGGAGCAGCTCAAATTGCTGGTCGGCGACGGCAGAGTGCTGGTCGCCGCCGACCTGGCCGAGCAGCTCGAAGGGGCCGCGGATGCCGGTTTGGCAACGGTCGTTTTGAGCATGGCCGACAGCCCGGTCTACGAAAAGCTGACTCAGGCTTTGCTGGAGAGCGTGGCCGATGAAATCCTGGCCCCCGGCGCCCGCGTGGTGGCGATGTATAGCGGCTTTGAAGCGGGCACGATCGATTCGATCAGCGTGATCAACCTGAGCGAACGGCTCGAACGGCTGACCGCCCGCGATCTGCGGCAGCTCGAAACTCACGTGCCGCTCGACACGCTCAAGACGGTGGTCGATCTAGCGGTCGAGATCGGTCGCGAGGGGCGCGAAGGAAAGCCGGTCGGCACGATGTTCGTCATCGGCGATACGCGCCGCGTGCTGGTTTGCAGCCATCCCACTGGATTCGACCCAGTCAAAGGATACAACCGCAAGGAGCGCAATCTGGCGGATCCACGCGTCCGCGAGGGGATCAAGGAAGTTGCCCAAATGGACGGGGCGTTCATCGTCAATCCCGATGGCACCGTCGAGGCCGCCAATCGCTATGTGGACGCCCCCGCCACCAATATCACGCTCTCGAAGGGCCTTGGCGCGCGGCACTGGGCCGCCGCCGCGATCACGCGTACGACGAAATCAGTGGCCGTCGCGGTGAGCGAATCGAACGGCACCGTGCGAATCTTCCAGAACGGCGAAGTCATCCTGCGGATCGAACCCTTCCGCCGCCCGATGAAGTGGAAGGATTTTGAATACGAGCCGCCGGAGTAG